Proteins co-encoded in one Oharaeibacter diazotrophicus genomic window:
- a CDS encoding ferredoxin--NADP reductase — MSAVVSDAVPQRFPIPDGVFAETVVSVRHYTDRLFSFRITRPASLRFRSGEFVMIGLPNAERPVFRAYSIASPSWDEEVEFFSIKVENGPLTEHLQKIRPGDTVLMRKKPTGTLVLDALLPGRRLWLFSTGTGVAPFASVVRDPETYEKFEEVILVQTCREVAELTYASELVAGIAADPLIGEIAADKLRFHGTTTREPSPRMGRVTDLMRSGQLFADLGVPAITPETDRGMICGSMAMLKETKSILEDFGLAEGSNAAPGQFVVERAFVG; from the coding sequence ATGTCCGCAGTCGTGTCCGACGCCGTGCCGCAGCGCTTCCCGATTCCCGACGGCGTGTTCGCCGAGACCGTGGTGTCGGTGCGCCACTACACAGACCGCCTGTTCTCCTTCCGCATCACCCGCCCGGCCAGCCTGCGCTTCCGCTCCGGCGAGTTCGTGATGATCGGCCTGCCCAACGCCGAGCGGCCGGTGTTCCGCGCCTATTCGATCGCCAGCCCGTCGTGGGACGAGGAGGTCGAGTTCTTCTCGATCAAGGTCGAGAACGGGCCGCTGACCGAGCACCTGCAGAAGATCCGTCCCGGCGACACCGTGCTGATGCGCAAGAAGCCGACCGGCACGCTGGTGCTCGACGCGCTGCTGCCGGGCCGGCGGCTGTGGCTGTTCTCGACCGGCACCGGCGTCGCGCCCTTCGCCTCGGTGGTGCGCGACCCCGAGACCTACGAGAAGTTCGAGGAGGTGATCCTCGTCCAGACCTGCCGCGAGGTCGCCGAACTGACCTACGCGAGCGAACTGGTCGCCGGCATCGCCGCCGATCCGCTGATCGGCGAGATCGCCGCCGACAAGCTGCGCTTCCACGGCACCACCACGCGCGAGCCGTCGCCGCGCATGGGCCGCGTCACCGACCTGATGCGCTCCGGGCAGTTGTTCGCCGACCTCGGCGTGCCCGCGATCACGCCGGAGACCGACCGCGGCATGATCTGCGGCTCGATGGCGATGCTGAAGGAGACCAAGTCCATCCTCGAGGACTTCGGCCTCGCCGAGGGCTCCAACGCCGCCCCCGGCCAGTTCGTGGTGGAACGCGCCTTCGTGGGTTGA